From the genome of Acidihalobacter aeolianus:
CCGCCTTGGAAGCCGAGGTCGTCGCGCTCAAACGCGGCACCTCGGCAGTTGAGGAACTCGCGCGAAGTCGTTTGGGGATGATTCAGTTGGGCGACACTTTCTACCAGTACGTTTCACCGAGCGATCCGGCTCAAGCTCCCGCTTCTGGCGATCGCAAACCGAAATGAAGCCACGTTGTTGGGTCGTGCTACCTGCCGCTGGTGCAGGCAGGCGGATGGGAACGTCGATTCCCAAACAGTACCTGACTGTACTGGGGCGGACAGTGCTCGAACACACCCTGTCCATCTTCACAGACAGGGTGGATATCGCAGGCATCGCTGTAGCTCTGGCATCCGACGACCCCTATTGGCCCGAACTGCAAATCCCCGGCAAGGAACGGTTTCTTACGCTAACGGGTGGCGACGACCGCATGATTTCGGTGCGCAATGCATTGCACGCACTTTCAGCAATGGCGTTACCTGATGACTGGGTGCTGGTCCACGATGCGGCGAGACCCTGTTTGCGCGAAGAGGACTTATCCAGGCTTATCGAGACCTTGTATGACGATCCGGTCGGTGGAATATTGGCTACGCCGCTTCGAGATACTTTGAAGCGGCAGGCGTCGGATGCTCGTCACATCATCGAGGCGACCATCGACAGGGACGGACTCTGGCTGGCCCAAACACCACAAATGTTTCGCCTGGGCGCCCTCAGCATGGCACTGAACAAGGCCTTGG
Proteins encoded in this window:
- the ftsB gene encoding cell division protein FtsB encodes the protein MTKGSRLLIAGLLVLLGVLQFKLWLGEGSISDVHRLHRQLAEQASENAKLKDANSALEAEVVALKRGTSAVEELARSRLGMIQLGDTFYQYVSPSDPAQAPASGDRKPK
- the ispD gene encoding 2-C-methyl-D-erythritol 4-phosphate cytidylyltransferase, whose product is MKPRCWVVLPAAGAGRRMGTSIPKQYLTVLGRTVLEHTLSIFTDRVDIAGIAVALASDDPYWPELQIPGKERFLTLTGGDDRMISVRNALHALSAMALPDDWVLVHDAARPCLREEDLSRLIETLYDDPVGGILATPLRDTLKRQASDARHIIEATIDRDGLWLAQTPQMFRLGALSMALNKALELGWKITDEASAMERWGASPHIVRGHADNLKITHAEDLPLAEFLLSTRT